CTAACGTAATATCGTTATCTTTCTGATATCACTCTGGTCGTCGGTCTCCAGACGGCAGAAATAGACGCCGCTACTTACGCTCCGGTTATGCTCGTCAAGTCCGGTCCAGACAATACTGTATGAACCGGGGCTTTGATGGGAATCAACGAGGGTCTTTACCAATTGTCCGGCAATGTTATATATTCGCAAACGCGCGCGGCCTGCT
This candidate division WOR-3 bacterium DNA region includes the following protein-coding sequences:
- a CDS encoding T9SS type A sorting domain-containing protein, which encodes AGRARLRIYNIAGQLVKTLVDSHQSPGSYSIVWTGLDEHNRSVSSGVYFCRLETDDQSDIRKITILR